tttgaaccttctgtaatagttgcatatgagcccctcagctgccctcagtgtgaaaagatggatctcaaaatcatacagtcattgtttgaaagggttcaaatacacaaaaatgctgaaaaacttttgaacagggtcgttttcatgaattcaacaattattttttcttgtggactatatgtgaaatatcttactcaggtcagtactaaataaaaaaataacatgcattttgtatgatccctcttattttcataaaataatgaacattttgcagattctgcaaggtgtatgaaaacttttgacctcaactgtattccCATCAAGAGCTACATTCATTTTTGGCTGTGGTCTTGTACTTGCAATGGGAGAGTCAGACCAATCTCTAAAAAGTTGACTCCAACACATTCTAAAGACTTTCAACAGggttaaagggattgttcacccaaaaatgaaacttctgtcattaattactcaccctcgtgtcattcCGAACCCACaagacctttattcattttcagaacacaaattaagaaatctgagagctctgaccctgcatagacagtcaCAGAACTGAAACGTTTTATGGCCCAGAAAATTTTGACAGAGAGGacaacttgcaattttttgtttagCCTTACTTGAAGCAGAATATAGAGACGACAAACTAAGAAAGGTGGACatatcagcagcaccacacgtgTGCATCATGGTCATGCTCTCATGAACAAGTGTCGAAAattgacacagaagagaagaaattgttgaaaaaagtggttatttttgttctttacattcataacattacagctgaaccactgatgtcacatggacatgTCCTTACTACTGTTCAGGGCTATAAaatgtttcagttgtgttgctgtctatgcagggtcagaaagctttcggattccatcaaaattatcttaatttgtgttcagaacataaacaaaggtcttacgggtttggaacgacatgtgggtgagtaactGAGTATTTCACAAATTAAGCCTGGTGAATATTGACATTGTCGTCCTGGAATAAGTACATGGGTATGTTTAAGAAATGAAAAGCTATGCACTGCATCAGTTAGGATTAAAAAAACTGTTGCAAACATgtcagaaacatgttaatcactCCAATAATGATCCAATCCTTAACTCTTCAGTATTTGCTAATTTAAATCCCAATGGCAACTATTTTTCACATTATAATACTTTGGGtctttatacattaaaatatatatccgCCTGTAACTGGGTCCCTTGGATGAGCAAATTTTGGTGGGCCGGGCCGTCCAAAAATTTGAAAAACTCTGGTCTAAACCAACAGAAACAGCAGCAATCTGAATTTGTTGTTGTAATTTGAATCAGTTATTGCAACAAAAATTGATCTTACAACTGAAACTCAACTGGACCATTATGCACATACTATTATACTATTaaccaagatattcatgtctttctttcttcagtcataaagaacttgtgtttttgaggaaagcatttccatataatggactgctacgGTGCctggagtttgaacttccaaaatgcagtttaaatgcggcttcaaacgatcccaaccgaggaagaagggtcttatccagggAAATGATcggttaaaaatacaatttaaattctttttaacctcaaatgctcatcttgtcttgctctccctgaactctgtgtattctgtctcaagacagttagggtatgtcaaaaaactctaaTCATACTTTCTCCCTCaacatcaaaaatcatttcaaaatcatcctacatcgctgcagaagttccgacccagtctttgcaaagtgaacatgcaaagaagatcaaacatccttcacaaaaaaggtaaaataacgACATAGGATGATtctaaagttgagggagaacatgaaatgggagtttttcgacataccctaactgccatgaaccagaaaaaaagagttcagggagagcaaaacaagatgaaaagtatataaattgtattatttttatgaaaataataagatAAGAGATAagactagataagacccttcttcctcaacttgTATCGTTTACAATCGATTTTGGGATCgattaaagccacatttaaactgcattttggaagttcaaacttggggcaccatatcagtccattatatggagaaaaatgctgaaatgttttccctcaaaaaacaaaatttctttacgactgaagaaagaaagacatgaacatcttggatgacaaaggggggAAAGTACATTATCTTTCAAGTGCATTATTGAATATAGACTGAGAAAATGAGGCATGTTAACACACTGGTAGAAAACCTTACCTTGGGTTTGTCCCAGCATCCTCTAGAGCCGGAGGGTTTCAACCCCTGAAGCTGAAATGTAAATTCTCCAGAAAATCTGGAACTGCTCAAGATGTTGGCcacatcatcttccacctccaTCTCTTTATCTACCTACAGAAAAACACTGAAGTGTCATGATCATGCTTGTTTacaacatacactactgttcttaggtttggaattggtaagaatttttttaaagaagtctcttctgctcaccaaagcttcATTTATTTGTCCTAAAATACAGTTtgactgtaaaacattttaaaatgtaatttcttcctataatgcagctgaattttcagcagccattactccaattATCAGTCttacattatccttcagaaataattctaaaaaatgctgaaatactgctgaagaaacatttattattatcataagcacataattatcaagtgctaaaaacagttgtgttgcttcatatttttgtggaaaccatgatacttttttaagattttatatattagtttaaaagattttatttatttatttttttttttttttaaatagaaatcttatctttaataatattatattatagtaatattataaatgcccTGCCTTAACATGTAAGGCGTTTGTTACATATGCAgatctttttaaaaaacctCATGTGACCAACAGACAAAATAAGGCTGGGAACACAGGGTATAGTTATTAAGATATAGCTAGTCATGATTCAAATACAGCTGAGTCATTTTAACAttactattcatttatttaaaacattaattataacTATTGGGACAAATAAGAGAAAAATGTACTGGACCTGACATGCATTATGAGCTCTGTTAAAGGAGTAATGCAGATCTGCTACACACCTTAAAGTCATACTGGGCATCAAACTCGAAGTTTTCCTCCGCACCTGTAATTTCTCCATTGTACATAACCAGACAGGACTTCTTCTCTGAACCTTTTGGTAACTTGAAGAGCCGGTATGTGGCTGACACAAATTTGTAGTCACCTGAACAGATTTTACAATTCAAAGTAAGACTATGAACTTACACAATTATgagaattacatttaaagtctAAAGCAATATCCTAAGTTTGTCACACCACAAAAAATGTCTTATTAACCACCCAGCCCAATTTGAATGACTAAAAAAAtggcaagtaaataaaatgttatcaaaatcttgaaaaaataagcAGTATTCTCTGCTTTCAAATGCTGAGGGCGTGTCTACTGTCTGCTTAAACCACGCCCACTCGCCTCTTTCAACCGtcaaatttaaattcatgtaaTCAAGGAGAccgagctgttttgtaaattattgcaaccaggtaatatgcatttatgtgACGAAGACAGCTAGCTAGCAAACTGTAAGCTGTAGTAACTAATGGTAATGACAGGAACTCATGATTGAGCGAACGAACCACTGATGCTAATGCACTCTAGTTATTATAGGGTTTGGGGAGGGCTCATGCTAAATGGCTCCAGCATTTCATCCAGACATGATTTCAGGCCCGCCCAAAAAATCCTAAACACAgaaatggtgaaaaactgttTAACTGTCTAACTCCACAATTCAGTCCTATTTAGTTCACAGTCTTTGTAACATGCTTTCAGCAACACATTgctaacatttataatgtgttgaCACACAATTCTCTGAATTGCCTTTAcacagacttaaaaaaaaataataataataaaagcaagaAATCATTAATCTTTACGATGCATTATGCActgataaaatttaaaaacaaatttcagttttagtgcaGTTCCTCCAAAATGATCagtgcatgtttttgttttgttttgttttttcttctttccctttttttctttaaaatacagtttcagaATGGTAAAGAATTTCCAAACTAGGAACAACTTTCAAATTATCAATGGAGCTTGGGCTTTTTTTTGGTGGCAGAAACTCAGTAGTTCTACacacaagaatttttttttggtacaaaAACCCACATGTGGTTAATTTGGGGTAACTGTGGTATAAGAGTAGTAATTTCCTCCAGACCACTGACTTAACCAACATCAGAACAAGAGTGTTGCTAGACTATGTTTAGCCAGTGTGtcatcagtgtgttttttttctcatatcaTTCCAATGTCATTCTtccacagaacacaaaatatgatattttaagaaatgttattgtttctttctttctttcttcctgtttttttttttttttttttttttgtatagtgcgagctaggggtgtgacgagacacttatcccatgagacgagacacgagactgggttcacgagaatgagacgagacgagatttttaaacttttcttaagaaatcctcaatgatgaaatatatagggaaaatagtcttttattcaactgaaaaagacaaaatgcaaaaaaacgtaggtgcattttgaactttatggaattaaacttccattttaatgaattatatggattaacatttaaactagagcttcacgattctggataaattgagaatcccagttgtttttattaaaattaaagaccatgattctctcacgatactggagaaaaaaattagaaaacaaaataacaatttactagtggttctgacaaactgttcattgcttttaaaaacatacattcatttaaacaaaacaaaaaagatatgTTTCACTATTGGAATCTcctaaatgaatgattcaatgacatacttttttaaaacgggcagttgtcgccacctcctggcggaagaggataagcgttacaatacatacaagtgttaagatactttcgttttgatcgctactgtagacaaacTATAagcttttatcccagtacttctactatttaaatgtctgtaacacagaaataatgattataatgtggttgaaaagactctctttctttcacatttacctcaacccttttgattcattaacatgggcagcgacaaaacgtgcttctcacgctccactgacactcgcgatgtgaaacagtcttaagagacatagctaaatcgttgtcattcaggaataagaccACCTAGGTGTTCGAATCCAGATCTCAATATTTTAAGGAtgaatcgtgcagctctaatgtaaacactgcaaaatgttttgcgaggATATCGTAACGAGATCTTGTGCCACCAGATTTTGTCACATCCCTAGTGCAAGCCAGCGATCACTAAAACCGTTTGGTTACCAACACTATTAAAATAtcctttgtgttcagcagaGGAAAGAAATTTATATTGGTTTAGAAACAAATTTCATTTCTGGATGAACCTTTAATTATACTAATAAATACACTAATAATATTGTTAACACTGGcaactcagaaaaaaacaaaaaaacaaaaacatctggTAATTTTTGCTCCACCAGCAACAAAACTTTTAGAGGAGAAACTATAGTTGTGCCGACAGACGACAGCATAATATCGTCGTGCAATCGCTTTCTTACGCACGCTGTTTTTcggtttcactttcactttcgaaatcGATCACcttcagcaaggaggggagaggatggaaaAGGGGGGCACGGCCCACGAATGTTTTTTGCTccttttctgtagctgctttttgaacaaataaggaaatgtaagcattagtattgttatcatgttaaacacaaaaaaaaacattaggctgctttcaGCCTTATGATGGAGTTGGTTCACTTTCCGgcaaagtaaataattaaataaattagcgcGATAATATTGTGTACTgacgatctcacaggctgacgataTGAAAATTGAGCATATAGCTCAACACTAGGAGAAACCCCCTCTTTGTTTGCAGCAAATAGAAACAAATCAAGCGTATAGCCTTAGTTCTGGCAGGTCACTTCAGTATTATTCTATTATAATCAGAGGTGCACATAGGTTTTTTAGCCTGGTTCTCATAAGAGTACCAGGAGATTTGGTTTGGTCCTCATACTGCACATAGTGTGACCCATTGTATCATTGGACTTTAtctagttgtttttaataaaataataaagtgtggTAACACGATtactatattttacaataaaaatggagtattagataaaaaatacaatcattttatagtaatcctaaaaataaaatgaaaatatttacttttttatatgaattttcatcattttcaaacCTTACattagcaagcttttattttggtggctGGCCAGCAAGTAAgtcagggttcccacaccttggttaacttcaaattcaaagaCCTTTCAAGAAATTTCCAAAaccctcaaattcaaggacttaatgtgggaacacatttcaagtgagaaCAAGGTTACATTGTGTTCCCTTGCAagatacaaaaacaaatatgcaaaaaagcattttttttttttttgcatttattttagtcCACAAGACAGAGATTTGATATTCTATTTGTCgcatttctgttttgcataaaactgaaaaatattcaGCTCTGCACCTGGCCAAGTGATGGTCCTTTGATTGTGTGGCAAGCCAttctttgtaattttaattaaaaagcccCCAAAATAGCGCAATGACCATATCCTATATCAAagctcaaaatattttatttccatacctaaaatgtatattttacagtcactCTTGTGCAGATggatcataaacacagctaaaaggcCTCCTACCGGTGGCCATCTCAAAACTTAACATCTTGCACAGTTTTAGCACAGatagaatgcaaaatgtttcaatacaagcatttcaattaaatgtattttatgcaatatttcaaacatttaacccacaGGAGAAAATCAATCATTCCCAATAGTTTAAAATCAGCCCAATTCCATGCAAAAAATGCGGATTTAGCAACCCTGCATCCAACACAAGCTGCAGGAATCAGATTTAACTGATCATGGGTCAGGacaagagtaaggagagatgactgacaaatcatgctggaggatttgctgctcagcagataatgtgctcatatCTGgacttgtaaaatgtgttttctttatacAGAGTGCATGTAATTGCaaaattaagtgtaaaaatTAATAGCCGCTCattcaaaagagatttaaatattcTGCATACGATAGCGTCTCCTTGAAGCGtgaaaattatattcaatattagGATGATTGCGTGAACCGACGGTAATAGCGGATAATTCAACGGGAGCGGGATAAAGAAAACAGTCCCGTGTAGGGCTTTACTACAAAAACGCACACAATCAGTGGGGACTGTAGAACGTAAAAGGGCGATTTAGAAATCCAGCCAGacgcatttttttttaggtccaaaaGAGGACAtgtctggggaaaaaaaggatGTTTGGTCACCCTAACTAAAGTAAATCAAGCAGGCTGGTATTCATAGGGCACGACGTGTTGGTGAAATAACACATTAGCAGACTGGAGGGAATAATGTggattttttccagaaaacttcttccacaaaataaattcaagcactttcaaggacctgtatctATGTATGGTTATTTCCACAAAAACTTTACAGAGCCttgaaattgttttttcagatgacaagggggtgagtaactttcaaggatttcaaggacccgTGGGAACCCTGGTAAGCATACTCCTGGGTTTAACATTTCCGATCGAGAATTTGTGaataaagtgaaatgaaaatAGCAGCAAATAACCTAGAATTATGCtttgagtttaaaatataaatcttatacagtattacagtttgttAATCTAACTGGTAATCATGTATTAACAGCTGTCAACCATGTCGGCACGCAAATGCGCGCTCTGAACTTATTTTCACAGtgcatttcttattttggtcaTGCATGCTGGCCTGCGGAccacttatgtgcacccctCATTGTAATTCAGTATAAGGTCTATTCAGTATTATTCAGCAGGTTTGTCACTTGCTCAGAAGCGAAGTACCCTCCTCCATCCCCAACTCCTCCTTTCGCCACAGTCAGGACTTGGCTTTCTGATCTTCCTCGTTCAATCAGACTCCTTTTATCTTGAATAATGTTGTTACACTAAAATATCATTAAGAACACTAATGATATCTGCATTTTGTTATGTTCTGTTTACCCTAAGGGTGTTATTGCTGCTCTCCCTGCTCATTCATGACAGGTTGCGTGGATGGGCAGAGAGTTTTTACCCAGAACAGAACCATACCGCTAATCCAAACTGTATGCTAAATGTCAATCATTTTGATGATAGTGGTCCTGACAGAAGTAGAGTTAGTTCAATACAGTCTGgtgctaaatattttttgcttACCATTACAAGGTGGCatattttaacacaaaaatcTCACCAAGCAGTTTCTCTAGTTCCTTGTTGCCCACAGTGATGATACTAGCAGTAACCAGTCTGGGTTTACAGAATCCAACCTCTTCAGCCAGTCGTATCAGGTCTTCCCAACACAATGCTCCACTGAGGCATTCACCTGATCAATACATGCAAAGACATCTGTATCAGTGTCATTTTATCAAATGTGACATTGAACACAGTGGCACAAGTAAAGTTAAACTGCAGCTTGCAACATTTAGAAagcagggtttctgcaggtaaTATGATGTTAAATTTAAgaccaaataaagaaaatgaaaggaaTAATACAATGAGGTGTATTAGCTGTTATAAGTTTTTAAATACAAGTTTCCTATAGATGtccattactttttatttgttttacagaaaacaaacaaacaaataaaaagtttaagcTCAGGGCTGGAATACCTCTGCTCTAAGCTACTAGAGTatggaaataataaaaagttcttTCTCAGTGTTATTGTCTCATTTTCCAATGCAAATGTTTAAAGAtgattaaatcaaaataaataaatcaaggtataaactcacttcattttgtccagttcctcagaaaacaagacttcataTCTTCATTTAgccagtaaatgtattttatttaaagatgtttagatatttgtattggAAAACAGGACAAAAACGCCAAGGAagatttaattcaatattagCAATACATACAGTGCTATAACTTTctgaatttaagactttctgctccaatttaagaccttttaaagctttaaaggagaagtcctctTCTAGatcaacagtttacaaataatgtactcaccccgttgtcatccaagatgttcatgtctttccgtCTTCagtaagaaattatggtttttaaggaaagcatttcaggatttttctccatataatagacttcattggttccccgattttgaacttccaaaatgtagtttaaatgcggcttcaaagggctctaatcGATCCCATTCAAGGAAcgatgtgtcttttttttttttttttgaaaaaaaaaaattttgtatacgttttaagcacaaaagctcatgtagcacaggctctgggatgcacgtccatggGTGTTttttgaacgattctttcatttcgaatgaatctttaatgtgatttGGGGGGGGTTGGGTGGGGGATTTAttcatgcgcaacatcctattaggttctgtactggaattagttcacctgtttcgttcatcatagactaaagacccgggtaaacaatgaattaatcttttcttatagcattacggttttgtcttgtttgtagtgtgatcaacgtttgtgtaagcagtagatgtgttacacgtaacattttaattatattttgctaaaatgaatgaaatgacttggaaaaaaaaattgttcattgtgctgaacgagactcaatggtccaagtcggtaaaatgatccgaacttcccatcactactacgaatcacatgcaagttcattgtctgtgtactgagtatggtgaaaaactccatcttattttctcctacaacttgagaggaggacatcgttgtacctttttgtttgtagacagcgtttgacttacttgcactttcttagtctttgcgcgttcgctttttaaacactgggtctgtagttccgcctacattcagcgtgacctttcaacgtaATTCAGTAGTACGTAGCATTGtaaacgcgcatcccagagcctgtgctacacaagcttttgtgcttaaaaagtatacaaaattttatttccctaaaaaaaaatgaccgatcgtttcactagataaaacttttcttccttggctgggaccTCGGCtgggtttagagccctttgaagctgcatttaaactacattttggaaattggaagttcaaaatcggggcaccagtgaatctcattatatggagaaaaatcctgaaatgctttcctcaaatggtttccataatttcttcacgactgaagacagaaagacatgaacatcctggatgacaagggggtgagtaagttatttttgaatgaaagaaagaaaaaaaaatgctaattttgacaaaagTTATGTTCTTTCTTACCCCATAACACTTTGTTAGCCTTGAGGTCTTCAGAGATTCTAGCATCACTGTAAACATCACTAAAGTACAACTCCCCTCCATCCTAAACACAAACCGAATCAAAATTCAgagctaaaatataaaaaattaaactgaattctGCATAAAATCAAGGTACCTTCAGCACACGGTAAGCCTCCCTCAGTACGCTGGCTTTATCTGGTGACAGGTTCACCACACAGTTTGATCTTTTGAAACAAGAGCACAAAAACGGCCAATTAATTGCTTAGTTATGCTAAAAAGTATCAGTTTCTTGTCAGCTAAGAATTTCAAAGTAATTTTTCTTCATCAACAGACTGCTATTTTGAAACTGTGAAAACTTACATGATGATATCATATGATTTCTCCTCCAGACCTGCTTCTGCCAAGGCCTCAATGTAGCCTTGAACAAAGTTCACATTTGGCTTTTTATAGCCAAATTTTTGCATGTGGTAGTCGATGTATTTCCTAGCCACCTCAAGCTGTAAAACAAAGACATCTGTGTAGTTCACACACTGTTTTTGTCATTACGTCAAATGCATTTAGGATAGTAAtggaaaaacatacatttattagCTCTGTCAATcctttacaatatttaattgcTATTAATCTCATAATCTGCTTGGAGAGAACTAAACAACAAACTGCCATATACAGGTGTATCTCAATAAATCAGAatcagttcatttatttcagtaatttcactcaaattgtgaaactcttgtattaaacaaattcagtgcacacagactgaag
This genomic window from Labeo rohita strain BAU-BD-2019 chromosome 1, IGBB_LRoh.1.0, whole genome shotgun sequence contains:
- the as3mt gene encoding arsenite methyltransferase; translated protein: MADASNKAGGSVYNDVKEYYGKTLKKTSDLKSNACVPSGKPIPAYVKKVIAEIHPDVIAKYYGCGLVVPECLEGSRVLDLGCGSGRDCYMLSQLVGEKGHVTGIDMTEDQLEVARKYIDYHMQKFGYKKPNVNFVQGYIEALAEAGLEEKSYDIIISNCVVNLSPDKASVLREAYRVLKDGGELYFSDVYSDARISEDLKANKVLWGECLSGALCWEDLIRLAEEVGFCKPRLVTASIITVGNKELEKLLGDYKFVSATYRLFKLPKGSEKKSCLVMYNGEITGAEENFEFDAQYDFKVDKEMEVEDDVANILSSSRFSGEFTFQLQGLKPSGSRGCWDKPKAVSVNPFELVQQLGSASVTPSTGGCCGDQQSCCK